From the genome of Vicia villosa cultivar HV-30 ecotype Madison, WI linkage group LG2, Vvil1.0, whole genome shotgun sequence, one region includes:
- the LOC131649986 gene encoding AAA-ATPase At3g50940-like produces MTNRFYPSFANIGSASSWFEIYAAFSTFMMIFRTAINDLIPLKLRNFILSKLQEFFSGYRPSNEVSLQIDQIWDGNTNNLFYAAKEYLPTKISNTYKSLKVGKISDHDNLLLAFDGKQQVLDEFEGIKIKWMLIQKPYNDNHGFQSPNPVRKIGDLGYGYPKASRKAKESTENGFVLSFDEKHRDKIMEKYIPHVLSTYEAIKAGNRTLKIHSMQDGHWQHSDFNHPASFDSLALDPDLKKSIIDDIDRFLGRKKFYKKVGKPWKRGYLLYGPPGTGKSSLIAAIAKYLKFDVYDLDLSLVYCNSQLTTLMRGTSNRSIIVVEDIDCNKEVLNRSKAQAYEGAYPGFGQADTKTFTMSGLLNCMDGLWSSFGDERIFIFTTNHKDKVDSALLRPGRMDKHIHLSFLETKAFKILASNYLDIEEQHQSLIQQVEELLEKVDVTPAVVAEHLLRNEDAKDALEGLVEFLHEISIEENEE; encoded by the exons atgactAATCGTTTTTATCCCTCTTTTGCAAACATTGGTTCAGCATCGTCATGGTTCGAAATATACGCTGCTTTTTCCACGTTCATGATGATTTTCAGAACTGCAATCAACGATCTCATACCCTTAAAACTTCGAAACTTCATCCTCTCAAAGCTACAAGAATTCTTCTCAGGTTATCGACCCAGTAACGAAGTCTCACTTCAAATCGATCAGATTTGGGATGGAAATACCAACAATCTCTTCTATGCAGCCAAAGAGTATCTCCCTACTAAAATATCCAACACTTACAAATCTCTCAAAGTTGGAAAAATATCTGATCATGACAACCTTCTCTTAGCTTTTGACGGAAAGCAACAAGTGTTGGATGAATTTGAAGGCATCAAGATTAAATGGATGCTTATTCAAAAACCCTATAACGATAACCACGGTTTTCAAAGTCCCAATCCCGTTAGAAAAATAGGAGATCTAGGTTATGGTTATCCCAAAGCATCTCGCAAGGCAAAAGAATCTACTGAGAATGGATTTGTGTTAAGTTTCGATGAGAAACATAGAGATAAAATAATGGAGAAATATATTCCACATGTTTTAAGCACTTATGAAGCTATAAAAGCAGGAAATAGAACTCTCAAGATCCATTCCATGCAAGATGGGCATTGGCAACACAGTGATTTTAACCATCCTGCTTCATTTGATTCACTTGCTTTGGATCCTGATCTAAAGAAATCTATAATTGATGATATTGATAGGTTTTTGGGTAGGAAAAAGTTTTACAAAAAAGTGGGCAAGCCATGGAAACGTGGTTACCTATTGTATGGGCCACCAGGGACAGGAAAATCTAGTCTTATTGCTGCTATAGCAAAGTACTTGAAATTTGATGTATACGATTTGGATCTTAGTTTGGTGTATTGTAACTCACAACTCACTACATTAATGAGAGGAACATCTAACAGATCCATCATTGTTGTTGAAGACATTGACTGCAACAAAGAGGTGCTTAATCGATCAAAGGCTCAG GCATATGAGGGGGCATATCCGGGTTTTGGACAAGCTGATACAAAAACGTTTACTATGTCGGGTCTTCTTAATTGTATGGATGGTTTGTGGTCAAGTTTTGGAGATGAACGCATTTTCATATTTACTACAAATCATAAAGACAAAGTTGATTCAGCATTGTTGCGTCCTGGTCGAATGGATAAGCATATTCACCTCTCCTTCCTCGAAACCAAGGCATTCAAAATCTTAGCTTCTAACTATTTGGACATTGAAGAACAACATCAGTCTCTCATTCAACAAGTTGAAGAGCTATTGGAAAAAGTAGATGTCACCCCTGCTGTAGTGGCTGAACATTTGTTGAGAAATGAGGATGCTAAGGATGCTCTAGAAGGACTTGTTGAATTTCTTCATGAAATTTCAATAGAGGAGAATGAAGAATAA
- the LOC131652068 gene encoding AAA-ATPase At3g50940-like, producing the protein MRSPMFGGFSSSFTNIGSASSWFEIYAAFSTFMMLLRTAINDLIPIKLRNFIISKLSSFFTNYQPNNQASLQIDRFWDGITNHLYCAAKEYLPTKISNTYKSLKVGKLSKHHNVLFAFDGKQVVTDEFEDIKVKWKLVGKSKDDDELLKNPRRRHNKSNDYDENGFVLSFDEKYREKVMKKYIPHILTTYETLKAENRTLKIHSMQSGSWIQSDLTHPASFESIALDPDLKKSIIDDIDRFLRRKKLYHKVGKPWKRGYLLYGPPGTGKSSLIAAIAKYLKFDVYDLDLSSVFSNSDLMRVMRETSNRSIVVFEDIDCNSEVLDRSKSDQFSDNDFLDTLAGAKMVKTKFTLSGLLNYVDGLWSGCGEERILIFTTNHKDKVDSALLRPGRMDMHIHLSFLKGKAFRILASNYLDIEEQHGPLIEQIEELLGKVDVTPAVAAEYLLRSEDPNVALEGLVKFLQEIDASKVVVNEENNQKV; encoded by the exons ATGAGATCCCCTATGTTTGGCGGCTTCTCTTCCTCCTTCACAAACATCGGCTCAGCATCATCATGGTTCGAGATATACGCTGCCTTTTCCACATTCATGATGCTCTTAAGAACAGCAATCAACGATCTCATACCCATCAAACTTCGAAACTTCATCATCTCAAAACTCTCATCTTTCTTCACAAATTACCAACCCAACAACCAAGCCTCACTTCAAATCGACCGGTTTTGGGATGGAATCACCAACCATCTCTACTGCGCAGCCAAAGAGTATCTCCCAACTAAAATATCCAACACTTACAAATCCCTCAAAGTTGGCAAACTATCCAAACATCACAACGTTCTCTTTGCTTTTGATGGAAAACAAGTAGTGACGGATGAGTTTGAAGATATCAAAGTTAAATGGAAGCTTGTTGGAAAATCCAAAGATGATGATGAACTTTTAAAAAATCCCAGGAGGCGTCATAATAAGTCGAATGACTACGATGAAAACGGATTTGTGTTAAGTTTTGATGAGAAATATAGGGAAAAAGTAATGAAGAAGTATATTCCACATATTTTAACCACTTATGAAACTTTAAAAGCAGAAAATAGAACTCTCAAGATTCATTCTATGCAATCTGGTTCTTGGATACAAAGTGATTTAACACACCCTGCTTCATTTGAGTCAATTGCTTTAGATCCTGATCTAAAGAAATCTATAATTGATGATATAGATAGGTTCTTGAGGAGGAAGAAGCTTTATCACAAAGTGGGTAAACCTTGGAAACGTGGGTATCTTTTGTATGGTCCACCAGGGACAGGAAAATCTAGTCTTATTGCTGCTATAGCTAAGTACTTGAAATTTGATGTCTATGATTTGGATCTTAGTTCGGTGTTTTCTAACTCGGACCTCATGAGAGTCATGAGAGAGACATCTAACAGATCTATCGTCGTCTTCGAAGATATTGACTGCAATAGTGAGGTGCTTGATCGATCAAAATCAGACCAATTTTCAGATAATGATTTTTTAGACACTCTTGCTGGTGCTAAG ATGGTTAAGACAAAGTTTACTCTTTCGGGTCTTCTTAATTATGTGGATGGATTGTGGTCGGGCTGTGGAGAGGAAAGAATTTTGATATTTACTACAAATCATAAAGACAAAGTTGATTCTGCGTTACTGCGTCCCGGTCGAATGGATATGCATATTCACTTATCATTTCTTAAAGGCAAGGCATTTAGAATCTTAGCTTCTAATTATTTGGACATTGAAGAACAACATGGTCCACTCATTGAACAAATTGAGGAGCTATTGGGAAAAGTTGATGTCACGCCTGCAGTAGCAGCAGAATATTTATTGAGAAGTGAGGATCCTAATGTTGCTCTTGAAGGACTTGTTAAATTTCTTCAAGAAATTGATGCTTCAAAAGTTGTTGTAAATGAAGAGAATAATCAGAAAGTTTAG